The Chroococcidiopsis sp. TS-821 genome includes a region encoding these proteins:
- the mraY gene encoding phospho-N-acetylmuramoyl-pentapeptide-transferase, with translation MEAKSSSESSFYLSGTNLLVLLSVALSVAAFVLDWSANRSWQVTSLSLPLIICGVVTAGIGYGVVPLLVRLKTGQVIREDGPQAHLKKAGTPTMGGVFFIPVGIICAAILSSFAANVVAVCLLALGYAAIGWLDDWQILRRKSNKGISPRMKLALQIGLAVVFCLWLWWSQASSITTVNLPFDYTLPLGLLFWLLAVFVLVAESNATNLTDGVDGLAGGTVAIAFLGLGALVAPTSPELMIFCACMSGSCLGFLVHNRNPARVFMGDTGSLALGGALAAVGLLSNLLWALFVLSGIFFVETLSVMAQVGYYKATKDDKGVGKRLFKMAPLHHHLELSGWSELQVVAVFYAVNIILVGLCLWLSR, from the coding sequence GTGGAAGCTAAATCATCTTCGGAATCTTCGTTTTATTTATCTGGTACTAATCTACTTGTATTATTGAGTGTGGCACTCAGTGTTGCTGCATTCGTTTTAGATTGGAGTGCAAATCGATCGTGGCAAGTAACTTCGCTGAGCCTACCTCTGATTATCTGTGGAGTTGTTACTGCGGGAATAGGATATGGTGTCGTACCGTTGCTAGTTAGGTTAAAGACTGGGCAAGTCATTCGCGAAGATGGTCCCCAAGCTCATTTAAAAAAAGCAGGCACGCCAACGATGGGAGGCGTGTTTTTTATACCTGTTGGGATTATCTGCGCGGCAATTTTGTCGAGTTTTGCAGCAAACGTTGTTGCAGTTTGTTTGTTAGCGTTAGGCTATGCAGCGATCGGTTGGCTTGATGATTGGCAAATTCTCCGACGTAAATCGAATAAGGGAATTTCGCCGCGCATGAAGTTGGCTTTACAAATTGGATTAGCAGTGGTGTTCTGTTTGTGGCTGTGGTGGAGTCAAGCAAGCAGTATTACCACAGTAAACTTACCTTTTGATTATACTTTGCCGTTAGGTTTGCTATTTTGGTTGTTAGCAGTTTTCGTACTAGTAGCAGAGAGTAATGCGACTAACCTGACAGATGGTGTTGATGGCTTAGCTGGAGGAACAGTTGCGATCGCATTCTTAGGATTAGGAGCCTTAGTTGCACCTACATCACCCGAATTAATGATTTTCTGTGCTTGTATGAGTGGTAGCTGTTTAGGCTTCTTAGTGCACAACCGCAATCCCGCCCGCGTATTTATGGGAGATACAGGTTCGCTTGCCTTAGGAGGTGCTTTAGCTGCTGTTGGACTACTGAGTAACTTGCTTTGGGCGTTATTCGTTCTCAGTGGTATCTTTTTTGTCGAAACGCTCTCTGTGATGGCACAAGTTGGTTACTACAAAGCAACCAAAGATGACAAAGGTGTAGGCAAGCGTTTATTCAAAATGGCACCTTTACACCATCATTTAGAACTTTCCGGTTGGTCAGAGTTACAAGTTGTTGCTGTTTTTTATGCGGTCAACATTATTTTAGTTGGATTATGTTTGTGGCTCAGTCGTTAG
- a CDS encoding GTP-binding protein, whose translation MQSTATSDYQAMDAPKRGLPVTIITGFLGSGKTTLLNHILANQQGLKTAVLVNEFGEIGIDNELIIQTGDDMVELSNGCICCTINNDLVEAVYKVLERQDKLDYLVVETTGLADPLPVALTFLGTELRDLTRLDSIITLVDAANYSLDLFTSQAAQSQIAYGDVILLNKTDLVDEAELERLEGKIREVKEGARILRTTRSQVPLPLILSVGLFESDKYFDAENKHEHHHHDHDHEHHHHDHDCDHHEHHHHSHHLENDGFTSISFQSDKPLSIRKFQYFLDNQLPETVFRAKGILWFDESPKRHIFHLCGKRFSIDDEEWNGDRKNQLVLIGQNLDRETLRAQLENCVTLPSVSRGKGFSK comes from the coding sequence ATGCAATCTACAGCAACTTCCGATTATCAAGCAATGGACGCTCCAAAGCGCGGCTTGCCGGTTACTATTATTACGGGTTTTTTAGGTAGCGGTAAAACAACTCTACTCAATCATATCCTGGCAAATCAGCAAGGATTGAAAACTGCGGTTTTAGTCAATGAGTTTGGTGAAATTGGCATCGATAACGAGCTAATTATCCAAACTGGCGATGATATGGTGGAACTCAGCAATGGTTGCATCTGCTGTACCATCAATAACGATCTTGTAGAAGCAGTTTATAAAGTTCTTGAACGTCAAGACAAGCTTGATTATCTAGTAGTGGAAACCACTGGTCTTGCCGATCCCTTACCCGTAGCATTAACTTTTTTAGGAACTGAGTTACGCGATTTAACTCGCTTGGATTCCATTATTACTCTGGTAGACGCGGCAAATTACAGTTTAGATTTATTCACTTCGCAAGCTGCGCAAAGTCAGATTGCTTATGGAGATGTAATTCTCCTGAACAAAACTGATTTAGTAGACGAAGCTGAGTTAGAGCGCTTAGAAGGTAAAATTCGCGAAGTTAAAGAAGGTGCTAGAATTTTGCGAACGACGCGATCGCAAGTTCCGCTACCATTAATTCTCAGTGTTGGTTTATTCGAGTCGGATAAGTATTTTGATGCTGAAAATAAACACGAGCATCACCACCACGACCACGACCACGAACATCACCATCACGACCATGATTGCGACCACCACGAGCATCACCATCACTCGCATCACTTAGAAAACGATGGTTTCACGTCGATATCGTTTCAAAGTGATAAACCGCTATCGATTCGCAAGTTTCAGTACTTCTTAGATAATCAGTTACCTGAAACTGTGTTCCGTGCCAAAGGTATTTTGTGGTTTGACGAAAGCCCCAAACGCCATATTTTCCACTTGTGTGGCAAGCGTTTTAGCATTGATGATGAAGAATGGAATGGCGATCGCAAAAATCAGTTAGTACTGATTGGACAGAATCTCGACCGCGAAACTCTGCGCGCTCAATTAGAAAACTGCGTCACTCTTCCTTCGGTATCGCGTGGTAAAGGTTTCAGTAAGTAA
- a CDS encoding DUF3134 domain-containing protein produces MRNSALREEPRDQPAGVIPLKNESSLLDWLESSGRLIARDNQEPDYLDDEEEIAGLMDPDDMSYDLDDDDDIVEVED; encoded by the coding sequence ATGCGTAACTCTGCTCTGCGTGAAGAACCTCGCGATCAACCGGCTGGCGTCATTCCTTTGAAGAACGAATCCTCGTTACTCGATTGGTTGGAGTCATCAGGTCGCTTGATAGCGCGTGATAACCAAGAGCCAGATTATTTAGACGATGAAGAAGAAATTGCAGGTTTGATGGATCCGGACGATATGTCCTACGATCTTGATGATGACGATGATATCGTCGAGGTTGAAGATTAA
- the cysS gene encoding cysteine--tRNA ligase: MTLTLYNTLTRQKEIFTPLQAGKVKMYYCGVTVYDYCHLGHARACIVWDVVRRYLQWRGYEVKYIQNFTDIDDKILNRAREEGSTMQAVAERYIQAYFEDMDRLNVKRADAYPRATHTLDGIKRLVYELEQKGYAYPVNGDVYYAVRQFNAYGKLSGRKLEDLQAGASDRVDVEDPEYQKKKDPFDFALWKAAKPGEPAWESPWGAGRPGWHIECSAMVRDNLGETIDIHAGGADLIFPHHENEIAQSEAVTGKPLANYWMHNGMVTVNGEKMSKSLGNFITIRELLNRPTDPMAVRLFVLTAQYRKPIDFTDEAIAAATNGWHTLKEGLLFGYHYGKQLGWKEQESSLIPEVVQRFQDEVDDDFNFPGGLAVLFELAKELRREGNLLVHQGKTETPPEQLKQQWQTLVTLAQVLGFEAEPETETTVDGISDREIENLIQMRLAAKKAKNFAEADRIRNQLQNQGITLIDQPGGVTRWHRN, translated from the coding sequence ATGACCCTAACGCTGTACAACACGCTTACCCGTCAAAAAGAAATCTTTACGCCGCTGCAAGCAGGCAAGGTAAAAATGTATTACTGTGGTGTCACAGTTTATGATTACTGCCACTTGGGTCATGCGCGGGCATGTATTGTATGGGATGTCGTTCGTCGATACCTGCAATGGCGTGGTTATGAAGTCAAGTATATCCAAAATTTCACAGACATTGACGACAAAATCCTCAATCGGGCGCGCGAAGAAGGATCGACGATGCAAGCCGTTGCCGAACGTTACATCCAAGCGTATTTTGAGGATATGGATCGGTTGAACGTCAAACGAGCCGATGCTTACCCCCGTGCAACGCATACGCTCGATGGCATTAAGCGCTTGGTATACGAGTTAGAACAAAAAGGCTACGCCTACCCAGTTAATGGCGACGTGTACTATGCAGTGCGTCAATTTAATGCCTACGGTAAGCTTTCGGGGCGCAAATTAGAAGATTTGCAAGCGGGCGCAAGCGATCGCGTCGACGTCGAAGATCCGGAGTATCAAAAGAAAAAAGATCCCTTCGATTTTGCATTGTGGAAAGCTGCAAAACCTGGAGAACCCGCCTGGGAGTCGCCTTGGGGCGCAGGACGTCCTGGTTGGCATATCGAATGTTCGGCAATGGTACGGGACAATTTGGGCGAGACAATTGATATTCACGCTGGCGGTGCTGATTTAATTTTTCCGCATCATGAAAATGAAATCGCTCAAAGTGAAGCCGTTACAGGTAAACCGCTAGCCAATTACTGGATGCACAATGGCATGGTGACGGTCAATGGCGAAAAGATGTCCAAGTCTTTGGGTAACTTTATCACAATTCGGGAATTGTTGAACCGCCCAACAGACCCGATGGCAGTGCGACTGTTTGTATTAACTGCGCAGTATCGCAAACCAATCGATTTTACCGATGAAGCGATCGCCGCCGCGACGAATGGTTGGCATACCCTCAAAGAAGGACTGCTGTTTGGCTATCATTATGGCAAGCAACTAGGATGGAAAGAGCAAGAAAGTTCTTTAATCCCAGAAGTTGTGCAGCGCTTCCAGGACGAAGTCGATGATGATTTCAATTTTCCTGGAGGGTTGGCGGTTCTGTTTGAGTTAGCTAAAGAATTGCGCCGTGAGGGAAATCTTTTGGTACATCAAGGCAAAACGGAAACTCCGCCAGAACAACTAAAACAACAATGGCAGACGCTGGTGACTTTGGCGCAAGTTTTAGGGTTTGAAGCCGAACCAGAAACAGAAACAACTGTTGATGGGATCAGCGATCGGGAAATTGAAAATTTGATACAGATGCGACTTGCAGCCAAGAAAGCGAAGAATTTTGCTGAGGCGGATCGGATTCGTAATCAACTGCAAAATCAGGGTATCACGTTAATTGACCAGCCCGGTGGTGTAACGCGATGGCATCGCAACTAA
- a CDS encoding PD-(D/E)XK nuclease family protein, with protein MRLSQGQLNLLERCPRQFQHTYLEQLTSPTSLEQQERLNWGSRFHLLMQQRELGLPIQSLLQEDAQLQRWINAFASVAPEILTPDITSQVFRESEHCRTLQVQGYILTVIYDLLIADDRQAQILDWKTYPKPQNRRALQQNWQTRLYLYVLAETSDYVPEQLSMTYWFIQSEDRPQSLKFIYNNAQHEKTAQQLNALLSQLTQWLQRYERGEPFPQVPLGSKFCDLCQYATRCHRDRYDEVTSLQHLLPNLVNIQEVPL; from the coding sequence ATGCGTTTATCTCAAGGGCAACTCAACTTACTCGAACGTTGCCCGCGTCAATTTCAACACACTTATTTAGAGCAACTCACATCTCCTACCAGTTTAGAGCAACAAGAGCGCCTAAATTGGGGAAGTCGCTTTCACTTGCTGATGCAGCAGCGCGAACTTGGTTTACCAATTCAATCTTTGCTACAAGAAGATGCCCAACTACAGCGTTGGATAAATGCTTTTGCAAGTGTTGCACCAGAAATTTTAACACCAGATATTACTAGCCAAGTTTTCCGCGAAAGCGAACACTGCCGTACATTGCAAGTTCAAGGGTATATACTCACGGTAATTTACGATTTATTGATTGCCGACGATCGCCAAGCCCAAATTCTCGATTGGAAGACTTACCCTAAACCACAAAATCGCCGCGCTTTACAACAAAATTGGCAAACACGTCTTTATTTGTACGTGCTAGCTGAAACAAGCGACTACGTACCCGAACAGCTATCAATGACTTACTGGTTTATTCAATCTGAAGATCGACCACAAAGTCTGAAATTCATTTATAACAATGCTCAGCACGAAAAAACGGCACAACAACTCAACGCTCTCTTAAGTCAACTCACGCAATGGTTACAACGTTACGAACGCGGCGAACCATTTCCTCAAGTGCCACTAGGTAGCAAGTTTTGCGATCTTTGTCAGTATGCAACGCGCTGTCACCGCGATCGCTACGACGAAGTTACTTCTTTGCAGCACTTGCTACCAAATCTTGTCAATATTCAAGAAGTCCCTTTGTAA
- a CDS encoding molybdenum cofactor biosynthesis protein B, with the protein MAHQPHPDPTSITVNCAVITISDTRAFATDKSGQLIKQLLLDAAHTVGAYIIIPDEPRQIQNQLQSLASNADLDAVICNGGTGIAPRDTTYDAISNLLEKTLPGFGELFRYLSYQEIGSRAIASRAIAGVYQNKLIFSLPGSSNAVKLGMQQLILPELVHLVSQIRGNQG; encoded by the coding sequence ATGGCACATCAGCCACATCCCGACCCAACGAGCATCACAGTCAATTGTGCTGTAATTACGATAAGTGACACGCGCGCGTTTGCAACCGACAAAAGCGGTCAACTTATCAAACAGCTACTTTTGGATGCGGCTCATACTGTGGGGGCGTACATAATTATTCCAGATGAACCAAGGCAAATTCAAAATCAATTGCAAAGTTTAGCAAGTAACGCTGATTTAGATGCAGTGATTTGCAATGGCGGTACTGGAATCGCCCCTAGAGATACGACTTACGATGCGATCTCCAACCTCTTAGAAAAAACGCTTCCTGGTTTTGGAGAGTTGTTTCGCTATTTAAGTTACCAAGAAATTGGCTCGCGGGCGATCGCCTCGCGCGCGATCGCTGGCGTATATCAAAACAAACTGATTTTCTCGCTCCCTGGTTCTTCTAACGCGGTCAAACTAGGAATGCAGCAGTTAATTTTACCCGAACTCGTTCACCTCGTTAGCCAAATTCGAGGAAATCAAGGTTAA
- a CDS encoding GNAT family N-acetyltransferase — protein sequence MTHDTKDPEHTSSVYVRELEIDDLAPVYHLGEKLFTSDLYPYLYRTWDEWEVIGLYNTDPEYCLVAEIDGKLAGFILGTVITKGSWTYGYIIWLGVDPNFQRRGVGDTLVDKLIERMIEDGARFMLVDTDPANTPAVKFFQRKGFGNSRQHIFLSMNLSKNEYYGRLIAYERQKAERAGYRRSRPAVLSRKPEGIAGEVALNSLVDENSD from the coding sequence ATGACGCATGACACAAAAGACCCGGAGCATACATCCTCAGTTTATGTCCGCGAACTCGAAATTGATGACCTTGCTCCTGTCTATCACTTGGGAGAAAAGCTATTTACTAGCGATTTGTATCCTTACTTATATCGTACGTGGGACGAGTGGGAAGTTATCGGACTTTATAACACCGATCCTGAATACTGTCTCGTTGCGGAAATTGACGGCAAACTAGCAGGATTTATCTTAGGTACCGTTATTACAAAAGGTTCTTGGACATACGGTTATATTATTTGGTTAGGAGTTGACCCTAATTTTCAACGTCGTGGAGTTGGTGACACTTTGGTAGACAAACTCATCGAACGCATGATTGAAGATGGGGCGCGGTTTATGCTCGTTGATACCGACCCGGCAAATACACCTGCGGTAAAATTTTTTCAACGTAAGGGCTTTGGTAACAGCCGTCAGCACATCTTCTTATCGATGAATTTAAGTAAAAATGAATACTATGGTAGGCTGATTGCTTACGAACGGCAAAAAGCAGAAAGAGCAGGTTATCGGCGATCGCGTCCGGCTGTCTTATCGCGCAAACCCGAAGGTATTGCTGGTGAGGTTGCTCTCAATTCTCTAGTAGACGAAAATAGTGATTAG
- the dtd gene encoding D-aminoacyl-tRNA deacylase: MRVIIQRVKSSQVSVDGEIVGKIGRGLNLLVGIADTDTEAELEWMARKCLELRIFPDDESSSDRFSKSVQEIGGELLVVSQFTLYGDCRKGRRPSFDRSAPPKVAVDLYDSFVSKLRQSGLRVETGIFGAMMQVSIENDGPVTLLLDKERTESENFP; this comes from the coding sequence ATGCGTGTTATTATTCAACGAGTCAAATCTTCGCAAGTAAGCGTTGATGGTGAAATTGTTGGGAAAATTGGGCGAGGGCTGAATTTACTTGTCGGTATTGCTGATACTGATACAGAAGCCGAACTCGAATGGATGGCGCGCAAATGCTTAGAGTTGCGCATTTTTCCTGACGACGAATCTAGTAGCGATCGCTTTTCCAAATCCGTGCAGGAAATCGGCGGTGAATTATTAGTCGTAAGTCAGTTTACGCTTTATGGTGACTGTCGCAAAGGTCGTCGTCCCTCTTTTGACCGTTCTGCACCGCCTAAAGTTGCTGTAGATTTGTATGATTCGTTTGTGAGCAAGCTACGGCAAAGTGGTTTGAGGGTAGAAACTGGGATATTTGGTGCAATGATGCAAGTTTCGATCGAAAATGATGGTCCAGTAACTCTTTTACTTGACAAAGAACGTACTGAATCGGAAAATTTCCCCTAA
- the psb28 gene encoding photosystem II reaction center protein Psb28, whose product MAQIQFFRGVDEEVVPDVRLTRSRDGSNGTATFYFQNPQALSSEATEEITGMYMIDEEGTITTREVKGKFVNGKPEALEVFYLMKSPDEWDRFLRFMQRYAETHGLEFNKS is encoded by the coding sequence ATGGCTCAAATCCAGTTTTTTAGAGGCGTCGATGAAGAAGTAGTTCCTGATGTGCGGTTAACGCGATCGCGCGATGGCAGTAACGGGACAGCAACTTTTTACTTCCAAAATCCCCAAGCGCTTAGCAGCGAAGCAACAGAAGAAATTACTGGTATGTACATGATTGACGAAGAAGGGACAATCACAACTCGCGAAGTCAAAGGTAAATTCGTCAACGGTAAGCCAGAAGCCCTAGAAGTCTTCTATTTGATGAAATCGCCTGATGAATGGGATCGCTTTTTGCGTTTTATGCAACGTTACGCAGAAACTCACGGTTTAGAATTTAACAAGTCGTAA
- the recJ gene encoding single-stranded-DNA-specific exonuclease RecJ → MPEQPQWLLPPVESPPEWFIQAVSNYCPNSSGKFAAQLMWQRGIQDQKSLETFVSPQAYKAASPFEFGKEMHQAVTRLQQARDRREKVAIWGDFDADGITSTAVLWDGLGQFFHQNTDLFYYIPNRITESHGLNCQGIDILAQRGAQLIVTCDTGSTNITEIEYAQQLGIDVIVTDHHTLPPERPPVVAIINPRYLPDKHQLFHLSGVAVAYKLVEALYQKLPNIPQQPLEDLLDLVAIGLIADLVQLSGDCRYLAQLGIAKMQRDFKQPEGQRRRPGVGKLLELCQKSGDRPTDISFGLGPRINAVSRIRGDASFCVELLTSRDLHRIEQLAQDTELANSRRKSLQKDVAKQVTAKLQRLDLSTTSVIVLEDPQWSAGVLGLVAGQVAQETGRPTILLSTEGITEGTNTSSLLARGSARSVNQIDLYQLVKDQAHLLHRFGGHPFAAGLSLAVENIPLFSEAINQRLRQSLSSSLTTPTIQADLTCTVQDLGKDLFWELKLLEPCGMGNPVPKLLIQNCWFENARHRNIRDAQGKEVKYIKTEFILRDDSTTKGFPGIWWGHYCEEIPPGRCDVIVELDYNSYSDKGKKPQYEVRLIAVRATETTVNCTVQSHLSQILDWRNQDNVTQLTVQQPSLLLETCPNSWDDLRNWFKRSLGEKKQLVLAWKKPQFISPNQIWLSLLGIAKYISRTGQTVTRFQLCQKLGIGDQTLKSGFQALSSIGFSISSVDRGFIVNWQPQATVFEDKCLQAIEKFLMAVQEEQFQKQYFSTVSLATIQAIVRDSS, encoded by the coding sequence ATGCCAGAACAACCACAATGGCTGCTACCACCTGTTGAATCACCGCCTGAATGGTTCATCCAAGCTGTCAGTAATTATTGTCCTAATTCGTCGGGTAAATTCGCTGCACAGCTAATGTGGCAACGTGGAATTCAAGACCAAAAAAGTTTAGAAACATTTGTCAGTCCTCAAGCATATAAAGCCGCAAGTCCGTTTGAATTTGGCAAAGAAATGCATCAAGCGGTAACGCGATTGCAGCAAGCACGCGATCGCCGCGAAAAAGTCGCGATTTGGGGAGACTTTGACGCCGATGGCATTACCTCCACGGCAGTGCTTTGGGATGGCTTAGGACAGTTTTTTCACCAAAATACTGATTTATTTTATTACATACCCAATCGCATCACCGAGTCCCACGGTCTTAACTGCCAAGGAATTGATATTCTTGCTCAACGAGGAGCGCAGTTAATTGTTACTTGCGATACAGGTAGCACGAATATTACAGAAATTGAATACGCCCAACAACTCGGCATCGATGTTATTGTTACAGACCATCATACACTACCACCAGAACGCCCACCAGTTGTAGCAATTATCAATCCTCGCTATTTACCAGACAAACATCAGTTGTTTCATCTTTCAGGCGTTGCTGTTGCGTATAAACTTGTAGAAGCTTTGTACCAAAAACTACCCAATATTCCTCAACAACCGTTAGAAGACTTACTCGATCTAGTTGCAATTGGCTTAATCGCAGACCTAGTACAACTTTCAGGAGATTGTCGTTATTTGGCACAGCTAGGAATTGCTAAAATGCAACGCGACTTTAAGCAGCCAGAAGGACAACGGCGACGTCCAGGCGTTGGTAAATTATTAGAGCTGTGTCAGAAAAGTGGCGATCGCCCGACAGATATCTCTTTTGGTTTAGGTCCGCGCATCAATGCAGTGAGTCGCATTCGCGGTGATGCGAGTTTTTGTGTCGAATTACTCACAAGCCGCGATTTACACCGTATCGAACAGCTAGCACAAGATACAGAACTTGCAAATTCTCGACGTAAATCTTTACAGAAAGACGTTGCCAAACAAGTGACAGCCAAATTACAGCGGCTAGACTTATCGACGACGAGTGTTATCGTGTTAGAAGATCCGCAGTGGTCTGCCGGTGTTTTAGGTTTAGTTGCTGGACAGGTAGCGCAAGAAACTGGACGCCCAACAATTTTATTAAGTACCGAAGGAATTACTGAAGGCACAAACACCTCTAGCCTCTTAGCACGTGGTTCAGCACGTTCGGTTAATCAAATCGATTTATATCAGTTAGTCAAAGACCAAGCACATTTATTACATCGTTTTGGCGGACACCCTTTCGCCGCCGGATTGAGTTTAGCCGTCGAAAATATTCCTTTATTTTCTGAGGCGATTAACCAAAGATTGCGACAATCTTTAAGTAGTAGCCTAACAACACCAACAATTCAAGCAGACTTGACGTGTACTGTCCAAGACTTAGGCAAAGATCTCTTTTGGGAATTAAAATTACTCGAACCGTGCGGTATGGGCAATCCTGTACCCAAACTGTTGATTCAAAATTGCTGGTTTGAAAATGCTCGGCATCGTAATATTCGAGATGCACAAGGTAAAGAAGTAAAATACATCAAAACAGAATTCATCCTTCGTGATGATTCGACTACAAAAGGATTTCCTGGTATTTGGTGGGGACATTACTGCGAAGAAATTCCTCCAGGGCGGTGCGATGTCATTGTAGAACTTGACTACAATTCCTACTCAGATAAAGGCAAAAAGCCACAATATGAGGTACGGTTAATTGCCGTTCGCGCTACTGAAACTACGGTTAACTGTACCGTTCAAAGTCACCTAAGCCAGATCCTAGACTGGCGAAATCAAGATAACGTAACTCAGTTAACTGTTCAACAACCAAGTTTGCTGCTGGAAACTTGCCCAAATAGTTGGGACGATTTACGTAATTGGTTTAAGCGATCGCTTGGCGAAAAAAAACAGCTAGTGTTAGCCTGGAAAAAACCACAATTTATTTCACCCAATCAAATTTGGCTTTCGTTACTAGGAATTGCAAAATATATTAGTCGCACTGGTCAAACTGTAACGCGGTTTCAACTATGTCAAAAACTAGGAATCGGCGACCAAACACTCAAATCAGGATTTCAAGCGCTTAGTAGTATTGGTTTTAGTATTAGTTCTGTCGATCGAGGTTTTATCGTCAATTGGCAACCACAAGCCACAGTATTTGAAGATAAATGTTTGCAAGCTATTGAAAAGTTCTTAATGGCTGTACAAGAAGAACAATTTCAAAAACAATATTTTTCTACTGTTTCGTTAGCTACTATCCAAGCGATTGTACGCGACTCAAGTTAA
- a CDS encoding PAP/fibrillin family protein, whose protein sequence is MVDKSTLLEAIAGKNRGLLATEQDKQAILIAIARLEDRNPTPRPIEAGELLNGDWRLLYTTSKGLLNIDQLPLFKLGQIYQCIRVATNSVYNIAEVYGIPFLEGMVAVSARFAPLSDRRVQVKFERSIIGLQRLVSYKSPGEFISQIEAGKRFAAVDFRLDSREQQGWLDITYLDSDLRIGRGNEGSVYVLSKV, encoded by the coding sequence ATGGTAGATAAGTCAACACTATTAGAAGCGATCGCTGGAAAGAATCGAGGATTACTCGCAACAGAACAAGACAAACAAGCGATATTAATTGCGATCGCGCGATTAGAAGATCGCAACCCTACTCCTCGTCCGATAGAAGCTGGGGAACTTCTTAATGGTGACTGGCGACTTCTCTACACCACAAGTAAAGGATTATTAAATATTGACCAACTGCCATTGTTTAAGCTTGGTCAAATTTATCAATGTATTCGCGTAGCAACAAATAGCGTATACAACATAGCAGAAGTTTATGGCATTCCTTTTTTAGAAGGTATGGTAGCGGTTAGTGCGCGGTTTGCACCACTGAGCGATCGCCGCGTACAAGTCAAATTCGAGCGCTCGATTATTGGATTACAACGCCTAGTAAGTTACAAGTCTCCAGGAGAGTTTATTTCGCAGATTGAAGCTGGTAAAAGATTTGCCGCCGTTGATTTTCGGTTAGATAGCCGCGAACAACAAGGATGGTTAGATATTACTTATCTTGATAGTGATTTACGCATCGGACGCGGTAACGAAGGTAGTGTCTACGTGTTGAGTAAAGTTTAG